The DNA region GGCCGCTCTCGCGGTCGAGGCGAGTGCGCGGTGGTTGCTGTCCGCCCCCGCCCGCCGCCGCCCCGCCGACGAGAATAGGGAGGCCCCGTGGCTGGTGGTGCTGCTGCCGATGCTGCGCGAACAGGCCGTCGCCGCCCAGTCGATCGCCGCGTTCACCGGGCTCGACTACCCCACCGGCCGGGCAACCGTCGCGGTCATCACCACCGAACGCGAGCACACCGCCCGCGCCCAGCACCGCAAGCGCCTGCCGGAGCTCGCCGCGCTGCCCACGCTGACGGCATCCCAGCTGCGGGGCCTCTTCCCCGCCGCCCGCTGCCCCGCCATTGCCGACACCGTCAATACCACCCCGCCCGACGAACGCCTGGCGGTGCTGGCTAAGCGGTTCGACGCCGAGCCGACCACCGCCGACATCGTGACCGCCCTGACCACCGGCCCCACGAGCGGGCTGCCGCTTATGCACCTGCACCAGCCCGACATCGGCGGCCGAAAGCCCGGCCAGCTCAACTTCGCCCTCGACCGCCTCCCCGACGTGCTCGGGCCACTCGGCTGGCGCGAGGACGCCCACGCGCATGAGACTTTCATCCTGGTCTACGACGCCGACGCCATCCCCGACGCAGCCACCCTCACCGCCTTCGCCGACGCCGCCACAGTCCACCGGACACGCACCGGCCGGACGCCAGCACTGATCCAGCAACAGCGGCTCCCTCTGCTCACCCGCCGCCCCTTCCCGCGCGGCATGGCCGGCCTGCTGCTGACCGAGGAGTGGGTCTACCAGCTGCGGCGCTCCCTCGGCATCGAACTCGCCCGCATACGCCTCCACCAGTGGCTCACCCGCTCCCGGCTTCCGGAGCCGGTCCGGATGTGGCTGCGGCCGATGGTGTACGCCGTCGGGTGCGGCATGGCCGTCCACCTCCCGGCCCTGCGCCAGCTCGGCGGCTTCCCCGAACCGATGGAAGACCTCGGCACCGGGCACCGCCTCTCCCTCCTCGGTGCCGACTTCGCACCGTCCACCGCCCTGGTCCTCGACGAGCCCTACACCGACACGGCCGGACTGACCAACCTCCACGCGCTCGCCTTCACCGCCTCCGCCCGTCCCGACCGCCACGCCCAAAAGGTCGCCCACCTAGCCAGCGCCCTGCCCCAGCCTGCCAGGGCCGCCCTCATCCTGCGGGAGTGGGCGGACGAAGCCGCTTGGCTCCTCGGCGCACCGCTGCTGACCGCCGCCGTGGCCAGCGCCTGGTGGGCAAGCCCTCTCTGGGCCGGGCTCGCCACAGCCGGCATCCTGCTCCACGGCCCCATCACCACCGCCCGGCTGCTCGCCCTGGCACCGGCTCTGCACCACAGCGTTATCCCGCCCGCCACCACCGAGCTACCGCCGCGCGCTACCCCAGCGCGTCCGATCGCGCTCGCCGCGGGCAGCCCCTTCCAGCCCTTCATCCGGCTGGCCGGACCCTGGCGGCTGATCTGGACCAAGGCCACCGGACGCCACCTCGGTTTCGGTAAGACTGAACGCTGAACACCTCAACCCCCGAGCAAGAGTGGGAGCCCCAGTGGCTGAACCCGTTATCGCGACTGTCCGCAACGCGGCCAAGGCCGTCGTCCTCCATGACGGCCGTGTCCTGCTTCAGCGCGCCCACTGGGAGGGCCAGGACTGCTACTTCCTTCCCGGCGGAGGCCAGCACCCCGGCGAGTCCCTCGGCACCACGGTCCGCCGCGAGGTCCACGAGGAGACCGGACTGGTTGTCACGCTCGAGCGCCTGCTGTGGCTGCGCGAGTACATCGGCGCCCACCACGGCGGCGCCCCGGAGGACCACCGAGTTGAAGCGATCTTCCTGTGCCGACCCGAAGGCATCCCGGGCCAGCTAGGCGGGCATGCCGAAGACGACGTACAGACCGGGCTGGAATGGGTGGAGCTGGAGAAGGTGCCCGGCCTCAACCTGCTGCCCCAGGGCCTGCGGGGTCCGATCGCCGACCTCGCCCACGGCGAGCCTCCCACCCGCTACCTCGGCGACATCGCCTGACCGTGAGGATCGACGGCCGCGTCCCCGACGGCGCAACTGAAATCACCACCGGCCAGGCCAACCGCGTCTGGCACATCGGCGGACGCGAGCCGTACATCCTCAAGCACTACAGCGACCCGGCCCGTGCCACCAACGAGGCCGCCGCCCTCGCCCTCCTCACCCACCACCGGGCCCCCAGCCCCCGCCTGCTGCACGCTGACGTCGATAGGCAGCCGGCCTGGACCGCCCAGAGCGTCACCCAGGCCGAGCCCGTCCCCGCCGGCCAGTTCCTGGATGAACTCGTCGGCCCCCTCGCCGCAGTCCATGCCATCCCCGGAACACACTTCGGGCGCCTCGCCGGAGCCGCCCGCCACCCCACCTGGCGCGACTACCTCCACGACCGCCTGAACCTCTACACAGCCACGGCACCCGGTCTCGTCACCGTCGCAGCAGCCCTCCGCCAAGACCTCGACCGAGTGAATCTCGACATCGAGCCCCGGCTGCTCCACCATGACCTCCAGCCCGGACACCTCTTCCGCGTCCCGGATGGCCCACGGTTACTACTGGACTGGGAACTCGCCGCTTTCGGCGATCCGTTGTCCGACCTCGCCCGCCTCGCCGTACGTCTGCGCCTGCTCTCACCTCAGTCCGTACTCACCCATGGGCTCACTCCAGCCGGCCAGCGGCGCCTGGGGTTGTACTGGCGTCTCCACCTCATCGCCGATGCGGCTCTGGCCACCGACCTCAGAGTTCAGGCACACGCCCTGGCCCTCACCGCTGGCACCATCACATGATGTTGAGCTGCGGGCCCGTCACCGGCCGTCGGAACCGCAACGAGCCGCCTTGATGCGTCCCGTGGGGCAGAATCCCGATGACCGTCAATGAAGGGGGAGTTGATCCGAGTGCGACCCAGCCAGCAGATGCGTAACCTCGGCATCGTCCAGTACGGTGCCCCGATCTTGACCGGGACCGCCCGCCCCCTTGGACTCCCTGATGAGCGGGAGACCGCCGACACCGTCATCAGCCAACTCCTCGACGCCATGGAACGGATCCGCCACGCGCACGACTTCTCCGGCAAGGGCCTGGGCCTGGCCGCCCCACAGATCGGCATCGGCCGGGCCGCAGCCGTCGTCCAACCGCCCCACGCGGACCCGATCGTGCTCCTCAACCCACGTATCACTGCCGCCTCCGACGAGATGGACGAGAAGTTCGAAGGGTGTCTGTCGTTCTTCGACGTACGGGCCCCGGTCCCCAGGCCCCTGCAGATCACCGTCGAGACGGTCACGCCGGACGGCAGCACCGCGACCACGGTCTATGAACGGGGCGAAGCCCGGCTCATCGCGCACGAGATCGATCACCTCGGCGGTCTTCTACTGCTGAATCGGATACGGCCTGGCGTGGCCCCAATTCCCGTCGAGGAGTACCGCGGGACGGCCGAAGCCACCGGCCGGGCCTGGTCATACGAGTAGAAGACGCAGGGTATGACCGTGGGCACGCACGTCTCGGACCGCCGGAAGGCATGTGAATCGCGTCGGTTCAGCGGAGATCGGGTCCGCCCGCCTCGGCGAGCTGGCCAAGCACACTGATCGCCTCGTCGGCGTCGTCTGGGACGTCCGGGCCGACATCAGGAAACGAACCGGATGCCTCCTCGTCGGCGAGATGCGGGTACTTCTCAAGGAGGAACCGCCGCCGGTAGGCCACCTCGGCGGCGTCGACGATCCCCTCCAGAGTGGTCCAGTTGAGGGTGCCCCCGACGAGGATCCCGACTGCGGGGACGGCCTTGCCGAGTCCCTCCTTGGTGAGCCGAAAGCCGAACGCCTTCGCGAACTGCGTGGAGACCCTGGCGACAACTGCCTCGTTCAGGGTCTTCCACGTCTTGCCGCGGAAGAGTGCTTGGGTGAGCCGCGAGATGTCGGCCATCGCGGCGTTCTTGGCGGTGGCCGAGCTCGCCGTCCCGGCGTTGACGACAGACATCACGAAGAGCTTCTCGGCAGGCTCTTCGGGGTCGTAGCCGTAGAACAGCGAGACCTGGCCAACAGCGCGGGACGCGAGTCCGAGGACGACTGCGGTATCAGCAGTAAAAGCACCGACGATCGCACCTCCCGAAGGCGCTGCCGCGGCGCCAGCGGAGGCGGCGATGACGAGCTGTCCTCCGGAGATCACCAGTCCCGCGCCCGCTCCCGAGAGTGCTGCGCCGGCCGGGTAGTACCAGCTCGCTGCTCGTCCACGGACAGCGTCGATCTGCTGGAGGTCGAGGCGGCGCAGGTCGGCCAGTGATGCAACGTCGTGTCCGCGCTTCTTGTGGCGCGCCACCACCCGCTGAGAGGAGAGTCCCGCTCGCGAGACCCGTCCCACCGTCTTCCGTATGGACTGAGAAGCCGCGCCGCTCCAGTCCGGGAGGGCGTCGGCGGCTCCGCGAGCTCCGGCGCTGACCTTGTGA from Streptomyces sp. NBC_00258 includes:
- a CDS encoding phosphotransferase family protein, with the protein product MRIDGRVPDGATEITTGQANRVWHIGGREPYILKHYSDPARATNEAAALALLTHHRAPSPRLLHADVDRQPAWTAQSVTQAEPVPAGQFLDELVGPLAAVHAIPGTHFGRLAGAARHPTWRDYLHDRLNLYTATAPGLVTVAAALRQDLDRVNLDIEPRLLHHDLQPGHLFRVPDGPRLLLDWELAAFGDPLSDLARLAVRLRLLSPQSVLTHGLTPAGQRRLGLYWRLHLIADAALATDLRVQAHALALTAGTIT
- a CDS encoding peptide deformylase; amino-acid sequence: MRPSQQMRNLGIVQYGAPILTGTARPLGLPDERETADTVISQLLDAMERIRHAHDFSGKGLGLAAPQIGIGRAAAVVQPPHADPIVLLNPRITAASDEMDEKFEGCLSFFDVRAPVPRPLQITVETVTPDGSTATTVYERGEARLIAHEIDHLGGLLLLNRIRPGVAPIPVEEYRGTAEATGRAWSYE
- a CDS encoding NUDIX domain-containing protein, giving the protein MAEPVIATVRNAAKAVVLHDGRVLLQRAHWEGQDCYFLPGGGQHPGESLGTTVRREVHEETGLVVTLERLLWLREYIGAHHGGAPEDHRVEAIFLCRPEGIPGQLGGHAEDDVQTGLEWVELEKVPGLNLLPQGLRGPIADLAHGEPPTRYLGDIA
- a CDS encoding EcsC family protein; the protein is MGDPSEYELAAWRDIQRFKGRPLSRVMRSAGEQVAAGAAELGKRATKYLENHPRAQSAVSRGQEIAAKGAHKVSAGARGAADALPDWSGAASQSIRKTVGRVSRAGLSSQRVVARHKKRGHDVASLADLRRLDLQQIDAVRGRAASWYYPAGAALSGAGAGLVISGGQLVIAASAGAAAAPSGGAIVGAFTADTAVVLGLASRAVGQVSLFYGYDPEEPAEKLFVMSVVNAGTASSATAKNAAMADISRLTQALFRGKTWKTLNEAVVARVSTQFAKAFGFRLTKEGLGKAVPAVGILVGGTLNWTTLEGIVDAAEVAYRRRFLLEKYPHLADEEASGSFPDVGPDVPDDADEAISVLGQLAEAGGPDLR